The proteins below are encoded in one region of Tindallia magadiensis:
- the thiS gene encoding sulfur carrier protein ThiS translates to MENTVCLFVNKKEVKVEEGCTVEKLLEILGYSPRSSVWVNGNQLYLRDYSHTVMREQDQVKIIRILGGG, encoded by the coding sequence ATGGAAAATACTGTATGTCTTTTCGTCAATAAGAAAGAAGTAAAGGTAGAGGAAGGATGTACCGTGGAGAAGCTGTTGGAAATCTTAGGATATTCACCTAGATCTTCCGTATGGGTCAATGGCAACCAACTGTACCTAAGAGATTATTCTCATACAGTTATGAGGGAGCAGGATCAGGTGAAAATAATAAGAATTTTGGGCGGCGGATAA
- a CDS encoding aldehyde ferredoxin oxidoreductase family protein encodes MSAFPDAKVLEVDLTSGTINKRSIPGDTYRLYPGGSALGLYLILQEMEPGVDPLSPDNMLVFSTSMLTGLPISGQSRVMITTKSPLTDTIGDSQAGGFFPAHLRNSGYDAVVLKGKAEKPVYLYIDGDEVTIKDASSIWGKVTGETEAMIRKELGEDQLEIAEIGPAGENLVKYAAIMNMANRANGRNGTGAVMGSKNLKAIAVKKVKPRKAYDPVAFKELNGNVKERIEENPNIQGLSANGTNGELAPTSEEGFLPTRNFLSGYFGEKVDKIDGTAVMNSIFKESDTCFACAIRCKRVVEIEGKVDPLYGGPEYETAATFGSYCDVDNLEDVSIANQYCNMYGLDTISCGATIAFAMECYEKGLLSKEETDGMDLSFGRSENFADIIEKISLRQGFGDLLAEGTHRMAEKIGPEAMALSMCVKKQELPAHMPHYKPAIGLLYAVNSFGADHQSCEHDPFLTMPEDSFERKRLAMIGIDKGYEDSFAMDDNKVKFTIAGQKFFSTMDTLGLCQFAWGPTWQLYGPDDMVDLCKAGVGWNASIEELLEVGERRINMMRYFNMREGFCKKDDYLPERMFEPLTDGPQKGFQFDKDSFLEFREKYYQMMDWNEDGNPTDETLKKLSLDWLLEKR; translated from the coding sequence ATGAGTGCTTTTCCAGATGCAAAGGTGTTAGAGGTAGATCTGACATCCGGAACAATTAACAAAAGAAGTATCCCTGGAGATACATACCGATTGTATCCAGGCGGATCGGCTTTAGGGCTTTACCTGATTCTGCAGGAAATGGAGCCAGGAGTAGATCCTTTATCCCCGGATAACATGCTGGTATTTTCGACGTCCATGCTGACTGGGCTTCCTATCAGTGGGCAAAGCAGGGTAATGATTACCACGAAAAGTCCATTGACGGATACGATAGGGGATAGCCAGGCAGGTGGGTTCTTCCCTGCTCATTTAAGAAATAGCGGGTATGATGCAGTGGTTTTGAAAGGAAAGGCAGAGAAGCCAGTATACCTTTACATTGATGGTGATGAGGTTACGATTAAGGATGCTTCGTCGATTTGGGGCAAGGTGACTGGTGAGACAGAAGCGATGATTCGGAAAGAACTAGGAGAAGACCAGTTGGAGATTGCAGAAATTGGTCCAGCTGGCGAAAACTTAGTGAAATATGCGGCGATTATGAACATGGCAAACAGGGCGAATGGTCGTAATGGTACCGGTGCTGTGATGGGGTCAAAAAATCTGAAAGCAATTGCTGTTAAAAAAGTAAAACCTCGAAAAGCTTATGATCCTGTGGCGTTTAAGGAATTAAACGGGAATGTAAAAGAAAGAATTGAAGAGAATCCCAATATACAGGGACTAAGTGCTAATGGAACGAATGGCGAACTTGCACCTACCAGTGAAGAAGGATTTTTGCCGACGAGAAACTTTCTTTCCGGTTACTTTGGAGAAAAAGTGGATAAAATTGATGGTACCGCTGTTATGAACAGTATCTTCAAGGAAAGTGATACATGCTTTGCCTGTGCCATCCGATGTAAACGAGTGGTGGAGATTGAAGGAAAAGTAGATCCTTTGTATGGTGGGCCAGAATATGAAACAGCGGCTACCTTTGGTTCCTACTGTGATGTTGACAATTTAGAGGATGTTTCAATTGCAAACCAATATTGTAATATGTATGGGTTAGATACCATATCCTGCGGGGCGACCATTGCCTTTGCCATGGAATGTTATGAAAAAGGACTTTTAAGCAAAGAAGAGACGGATGGGATGGACCTATCTTTTGGCAGATCTGAGAATTTTGCCGACATTATTGAAAAAATATCGCTGCGACAAGGATTTGGGGACCTTCTGGCAGAAGGAACTCACCGAATGGCAGAGAAAATAGGTCCGGAAGCCATGGCTCTTAGCATGTGTGTAAAGAAACAGGAGCTACCGGCACATATGCCACATTATAAGCCGGCCATTGGTTTATTATATGCGGTGAACAGTTTTGGTGCTGACCACCAGTCCTGTGAACATGATCCATTCCTTACGATGCCAGAAGATTCCTTTGAGCGAAAAAGACTGGCAATGATCGGTATCGACAAAGGGTATGAAGATTCTTTTGCAATGGATGACAATAAAGTTAAATTTACTATCGCTGGGCAGAAGTTTTTCTCCACCATGGATACTCTCGGGTTGTGTCAATTCGCCTGGGGTCCCACCTGGCAGCTGTACGGGCCGGATGATATGGTTGACCTTTGCAAGGCTGGTGTAGGATGGAACGCGTCGATTGAAGAATTATTGGAAGTCGGCGAAAGAAGAATCAATATGATGAGATACTTTAATATGCGAGAAGGATTCTGTAAGAAAGATGATTATCTGCCAGAAAGAATGTTTGAACCACTGACGGATGGTCCGCAAAAAGGTTTTCAGTTTGATAAGGACAGTTTCCTGGAGTTTAGGGAAAAGTATTATCAAATGATGGATTGGAATGAAGATGGAAATCCAACAGATGAAACCCTTAAGAAGCTTTCTTTGGACTGGCTTTTAGAAAAGAGGTAG
- the cudC gene encoding choline uptake/conversion transcriptional regulator CudC: MSEQLATSKEQEEIERAKDLVIQAITETMDVYGAAPSVGRLYATMYFVENPITLDEMKDMLEMSKPSMSTGVRALQENGMVNRIWEKGSRKNKYAAEKDFFKSFIRFYCKRWEREYKENLRAIADSQRILQEIMEDDSCDESIRTQAEEYYYQVEDSKRYYRWLERLVESFYSQEIFRHIPKEDL; the protein is encoded by the coding sequence ATGTCTGAACAACTCGCTACATCGAAAGAACAGGAAGAAATTGAACGTGCCAAGGATCTTGTTATTCAAGCAATCACAGAAACCATGGATGTCTATGGGGCAGCACCCTCCGTTGGAAGGCTCTATGCTACCATGTATTTTGTAGAAAACCCAATAACCTTGGACGAAATGAAGGATATGCTGGAAATGAGCAAGCCCAGTATGAGTACCGGAGTACGTGCCCTTCAGGAAAATGGAATGGTCAACCGAATATGGGAAAAAGGCTCCCGAAAAAATAAATATGCAGCGGAAAAAGATTTCTTTAAATCTTTTATTCGCTTTTACTGCAAACGCTGGGAGCGAGAGTACAAGGAAAATCTACGAGCCATTGCCGATTCTCAGAGAATCTTACAGGAAATCATGGAAGATGACTCCTGTGACGAATCCATCAGAACACAGGCAGAAGAGTATTACTATCAGGTCGAAGATTCCAAAAGGTATTATCGCTGGCTGGAACGCTTAGTAGAAAGCTTTTACTCCCAAGAAATTTTTCGGCACATTCCAAAAGAAGATCTGTAA
- a CDS encoding ABC transporter substrate-binding protein: MRYHQSKKSKIGVLLLIVAMVSTMALAGCSNEETNVEEPPADTDEVTATDENETQETDDMEIQEKINLAMVSWTCSTQKNYIHAEVLQTLGYDVDLQSYALPVILEGLSDGQIDVFADAWWVTWGTPLQEAVEEGRVIHLDTHLENVNYAPAVPVYVYEAGVTSLADLAEHADAFDHTYYGLEPGNDGNEIMLDAFADNIYGLGDWEMLESNEAAMITEVGLAIENEEWVVFSGWEPHYMNVIFDMEYLDDPEGIWGEEAEFVATLSRPGLEEERPNFARYMKQFKIEIEDVNEWVYAFGYEDRDPEEYAAEWVSENIDIVLTWVDGVKTVDGRDASEAIKDAYQ, encoded by the coding sequence ATGAGGTATCATCAAAGTAAAAAATCAAAGATCGGTGTCCTATTATTGATCGTTGCTATGGTTTCCACTATGGCACTGGCTGGATGTTCAAACGAAGAGACCAATGTTGAAGAACCACCTGCCGATACCGATGAAGTGACCGCTACTGATGAGAATGAAACCCAAGAAACCGACGACATGGAAATTCAAGAAAAAATTAATTTAGCCATGGTTTCCTGGACCTGTTCAACCCAGAAGAATTATATTCATGCCGAAGTTCTTCAAACCTTAGGATATGATGTAGATCTCCAGAGCTATGCGCTACCTGTTATTCTGGAAGGTCTTAGTGATGGACAGATCGATGTGTTTGCCGACGCTTGGTGGGTTACCTGGGGAACGCCTTTGCAGGAAGCCGTAGAAGAAGGACGAGTCATTCATTTAGATACACATCTGGAGAACGTTAACTATGCACCAGCAGTTCCCGTATACGTTTACGAAGCCGGCGTTACTTCTCTGGCTGATTTAGCCGAACATGCCGATGCCTTTGATCATACCTATTATGGGTTGGAACCAGGTAATGACGGTAATGAGATTATGCTGGATGCTTTTGCTGATAATATCTATGGTCTTGGCGACTGGGAAATGCTCGAAAGTAATGAAGCCGCTATGATCACAGAAGTTGGCTTGGCGATTGAAAACGAAGAGTGGGTTGTCTTTAGCGGATGGGAACCACATTATATGAATGTTATCTTTGATATGGAGTACCTAGATGATCCAGAAGGTATCTGGGGAGAAGAAGCCGAGTTCGTTGCAACGCTTTCACGCCCCGGATTAGAAGAAGAACGTCCTAATTTCGCTCGCTATATGAAACAGTTTAAGATCGAAATTGAAGATGTTAATGAATGGGTATATGCCTTTGGTTATGAAGACAGAGATCCAGAAGAGTACGCTGCCGAATGGGTCAGCGAAAATATAGACATTGTTTTAACATGGGTTGATGGCGTTAAAACCGTTGATGGACGAGATGCCAGCGAAGCCATAAAAGATGCTTATCAATAA
- a CDS encoding CD3072 family TudS-related putative desulfidase → MKRSKKIVLLAHCLLNVNSKIKGLANYSAHHADTLKKVVDEELGIIQLPCPEITYLGMDRWGMTKNQYSYSTYRNHCRRLLKPVIDQIREYEKQHYEIVEVVGIDGSPSCGVRYTETGYEGGMVCCDDRNEPQTVRIEEPGVYMEELMKLLNEAEISLKFSGIDEK, encoded by the coding sequence ATGAAGCGTAGCAAAAAGATAGTGTTGTTAGCACATTGTCTTCTAAATGTAAATTCAAAAATCAAAGGGTTGGCAAACTATTCAGCACATCATGCCGATACGTTGAAAAAAGTTGTGGATGAAGAGTTGGGAATTATTCAATTACCTTGTCCTGAAATTACCTATTTAGGAATGGACCGTTGGGGGATGACAAAAAACCAATATAGTTATTCGACATATCGTAATCATTGTCGACGATTATTAAAACCTGTCATTGATCAGATTAGGGAATATGAAAAGCAACATTATGAGATTGTGGAAGTAGTTGGCATCGATGGAAGTCCCAGTTGTGGGGTTCGGTACACAGAAACTGGATATGAAGGCGGTATGGTGTGTTGCGATGATAGAAATGAACCACAAACCGTCAGAATAGAAGAGCCCGGAGTTTACATGGAAGAGTTAATGAAACTTCTTAATGAAGCGGAAATTTCATTGAAGTTTTCTGGAATTGATGAGAAATAG
- a CDS encoding ABC transporter substrate-binding protein: MKKIWLMLLIGMLSLSVVTGCSGADNNEEESVAPEESSEEVAEEVTEDKELTEIVVAELRSEFWIQAYLADSLGFFEEEGLEVEFVTTTDGPVAFQAMHAGSSHFTMLSTEPVLRAQDQGLESTILLSTLQNKPYMLIGAEGIERVEDLKGETIFAGMPGSAPYSFAVSILEKHGMSEEDVEWAQMEYGASLGALENGHVAAIYLRSTAKDEAAAINANIIVDVSDSQQHEEIYGTERYESSIIVGTKEFVENNPEEVQAFVNAIVKAMAWLEDASNEEVVEMASEHFQGRGITADQIEYLRPSLNPDGMITEAGHETIIAFCMEEGIIERDISFGEIYDLSFLTDAIEMILE, encoded by the coding sequence TTGAAAAAAATATGGTTGATGTTGTTGATAGGTATGTTGTCTTTAAGTGTGGTAACAGGATGTAGTGGGGCCGATAATAATGAGGAAGAAAGCGTAGCACCGGAAGAAAGCAGCGAAGAAGTAGCGGAAGAGGTTACCGAGGATAAAGAGTTAACGGAAATAGTGGTTGCAGAGTTAAGAAGTGAATTCTGGATTCAGGCATACTTGGCAGATAGTCTTGGCTTTTTTGAAGAAGAAGGTTTAGAAGTAGAGTTTGTGACTACTACGGATGGACCGGTGGCATTTCAGGCAATGCATGCTGGAAGTTCTCACTTTACAATGTTAAGTACGGAGCCTGTTCTTAGAGCTCAGGATCAAGGTTTGGAATCAACCATTCTTTTATCTACATTGCAAAATAAGCCATATATGCTCATTGGTGCAGAAGGAATTGAAAGGGTAGAAGACTTAAAAGGAGAAACCATATTTGCTGGAATGCCTGGTTCGGCTCCATATTCTTTTGCTGTATCTATCTTGGAAAAGCATGGTATGAGTGAAGAGGATGTGGAATGGGCACAAATGGAATATGGTGCATCTTTGGGAGCGCTGGAAAATGGTCACGTAGCAGCTATATATCTGCGTTCTACAGCAAAAGATGAAGCGGCAGCCATTAATGCTAATATTATTGTAGATGTATCTGATTCTCAGCAGCATGAAGAGATTTATGGCACGGAAAGATATGAATCTTCAATTATTGTGGGAACAAAAGAGTTTGTTGAAAATAATCCTGAGGAAGTTCAAGCTTTTGTAAATGCAATTGTTAAAGCGATGGCATGGTTGGAAGATGCTTCTAATGAAGAAGTGGTAGAAATGGCAAGTGAGCATTTTCAAGGTAGAGGTATAACAGCGGATCAAATTGAATATTTGAGACCATCCTTAAATCCTGACGGAATGATTACAGAAGCAGGACATGAAACGATTATTGCCTTCTGTATGGAAGAAGGAATTATTGAAAGAGATATCTCTTTTGGAGAGATATATGATCTTAGTTTTCTTACTGATGCCATTGAAATGATTTTAGAATAG
- a CDS encoding ABC transporter permease — MKWLNLTFTNAKELGIRLSGFVILILFWEFAVRIGWLNPFYTSQPTGVYYDLIEFYESGQLWRHTSVTLKEALWGLFFGSVAGIVVAFILGFSQNLAKVFEPLITGLYGIPKLALAPIFVLWFGLGIESKIIMSALLVFFLVFFSTYGGIQDIDRNIVRSIRLMGATPFQIKVKVYLPATVPWILAGIKGGLGASLIGAIVGEYMGASAGLGWMISYATSFFQVERVMSCIFILFMIGVIFNGILKTFERVLLKWRAPTDFDQPL; from the coding sequence ATGAAATGGTTAAATCTTACTTTTACCAATGCAAAAGAACTTGGAATAAGGTTAAGTGGTTTTGTGATACTAATTTTGTTTTGGGAGTTTGCAGTACGTATCGGTTGGTTAAATCCATTTTACACGAGCCAGCCAACAGGGGTTTACTATGATCTTATTGAGTTTTACGAAAGTGGTCAATTATGGCGACACACCAGTGTTACGTTGAAAGAAGCTTTGTGGGGTTTGTTTTTTGGAAGTGTGGCAGGAATTGTAGTAGCGTTTATTTTAGGATTCTCTCAAAATCTTGCAAAAGTATTTGAACCGTTAATTACTGGATTATATGGAATACCGAAACTTGCCCTTGCTCCTATTTTTGTCCTGTGGTTCGGACTTGGGATTGAATCAAAAATTATTATGTCGGCGTTATTGGTGTTTTTTTTGGTTTTTTTTAGTACTTATGGCGGCATTCAGGATATCGACAGAAATATTGTGCGATCGATACGATTGATGGGAGCAACTCCCTTTCAAATTAAAGTTAAGGTATATCTTCCTGCAACAGTACCTTGGATTTTGGCTGGCATTAAAGGCGGACTAGGAGCTTCTTTGATTGGTGCAATTGTGGGAGAATACATGGGTGCAAGTGCAGGATTAGGATGGATGATTTCTTATGCTACTTCTTTTTTTCAAGTGGAGAGAGTGATGTCCTGCATTTTTATTCTATTTATGATTGGTGTTATTTTCAATGGTATTTTAAAGACCTTCGAAAGGGTTCTTCTTAAATGGAGAGCTCCGACTGATTTTGATCAGCCGCTTTAA
- a CDS encoding ABC transporter ATP-binding protein: MKNTLQNKMVFQVEGLHHSFFTKKKEETKVLEGIDFKVFENEFVAIVGPSGCGKSTILNLMSGLLRPTEGSVRLRDKEMDTVHSSIGYIAQSDTLLPWRTVRKNVEVGLEIRGIDKTTRKQKSIELIKKAELEGFEDAYPHELSGGMRKRVDIIKVLAVEPEIIFMDEPFASLDVFTREILQKYVLKVWSEDRRTIVFITHDLTEAITLADRIFILSQRPAKLKSTHCIDLERPRDPEELKFNPRFIELYEGIWKDLKSEVEMQVKEA, encoded by the coding sequence ATGAAAAATACACTTCAAAATAAAATGGTTTTTCAAGTGGAAGGGCTGCATCATAGCTTTTTCACTAAAAAAAAAGAAGAGACAAAGGTGTTGGAAGGTATTGATTTTAAGGTGTTCGAAAATGAATTTGTTGCTATTGTAGGGCCTAGCGGGTGTGGGAAAAGCACCATTTTGAATCTAATGTCGGGGTTATTAAGACCTACAGAAGGTAGTGTGCGATTGCGGGATAAGGAGATGGATACTGTTCATTCTTCTATTGGATATATTGCTCAATCAGATACTTTGTTGCCGTGGAGAACTGTTCGAAAAAATGTAGAAGTGGGATTGGAAATTAGGGGAATTGACAAAACCACTCGAAAACAAAAGTCGATAGAACTTATAAAGAAAGCAGAGTTGGAAGGATTTGAAGATGCATACCCTCATGAACTTTCGGGTGGGATGCGTAAAAGGGTAGATATTATAAAAGTATTAGCCGTAGAACCGGAAATTATTTTTATGGATGAGCCATTTGCTTCTTTAGACGTATTTACCAGAGAGATTCTTCAAAAATATGTTCTGAAAGTGTGGAGTGAAGACCGGCGTACTATTGTGTTTATTACTCATGATCTTACGGAAGCTATAACGCTTGCGGATAGAATTTTTATTCTTAGTCAAAGGCCGGCAAAGCTGAAGAGTACTCACTGTATTGATCTGGAACGTCCAAGAGATCCGGAAGAACTGAAATTCAACCCACGCTTTATAGAATTGTATGAAGGAATATGGAAGGATTTGAAATCTGAGGTGGAAATGCAGGTGAAAGAAGCATGA
- a CDS encoding DUF951 domain-containing protein, whose product MPMQLNPGDRVTLKKPHPCGSKEFDILRTGADFRIKCVGCGHEIWITRPNLERRVRKVESKGESE is encoded by the coding sequence ATGCCCATGCAGCTAAACCCGGGAGATAGGGTAACTCTTAAGAAACCACATCCCTGCGGTAGTAAAGAGTTTGATATTTTGCGAACCGGTGCGGATTTTCGGATAAAATGCGTCGGTTGTGGTCATGAAATATGGATTACCAGACCGAATCTGGAAAGGCGAGTTCGTAAAGTAGAGAGTAAAGGGGAAAGTGAGTAA
- a CDS encoding mechanosensitive ion channel family protein: MNTFIQNIIEPIIRTYETITELEYVGGAIAIVLQVVFLLVLAKVAIRLLRGFIRRIFASKKHFGIDTEDARVKTLEGLLHSIVRYIVYFVAGTSILSSFGVQVGALLATAGVGGLAIGFGAQNLVRDIITGFFILFENQFTVGDYVEIEGAGGIVEEMGLRVTKVRDFTGDLHIMPNGAISKVINKSSGKMWAWVNMPIAYEEDIDRAIKVLEEASEELAKTNGNIVEGPEVLGVNELADSGVLIATLAYAAPMTQWSVAREMRKAYKQAFDREGIEIPYPRRVVIMANGEKEEVEENAHAAKPGR; this comes from the coding sequence ATGAACACTTTTATCCAAAATATCATCGAACCAATCATTCGAACCTATGAAACCATAACAGAATTGGAATATGTTGGTGGGGCAATTGCGATTGTTCTACAGGTTGTTTTTTTATTAGTCCTGGCTAAGGTAGCGATTCGATTGTTGAGAGGATTTATCCGGCGAATTTTTGCGTCGAAAAAACATTTTGGAATCGATACAGAGGATGCCCGGGTTAAAACCTTGGAAGGATTACTGCACAGCATTGTTCGCTATATCGTTTACTTTGTGGCAGGAACATCTATTTTAAGTTCTTTTGGAGTTCAGGTTGGCGCTCTACTGGCAACCGCTGGGGTTGGTGGTCTGGCCATTGGTTTTGGAGCTCAGAACCTGGTGCGGGATATTATTACCGGTTTTTTTATCCTATTTGAAAACCAGTTTACTGTAGGCGATTATGTAGAGATTGAAGGTGCCGGTGGTATTGTTGAAGAAATGGGCTTGCGGGTTACCAAAGTCCGGGACTTTACGGGAGATCTCCATATTATGCCTAATGGAGCCATTTCGAAGGTGATTAATAAAAGCAGCGGAAAAATGTGGGCATGGGTGAATATGCCTATTGCCTATGAAGAAGATATTGATCGAGCCATCAAGGTATTGGAAGAAGCTAGTGAAGAATTGGCTAAAACCAACGGAAATATTGTAGAAGGACCGGAAGTGTTAGGAGTGAACGAACTGGCAGATTCTGGGGTGTTGATTGCAACCTTGGCCTATGCGGCTCCTATGACCCAATGGTCTGTGGCTCGTGAAATGCGAAAAGCGTATAAACAAGCCTTTGACCGAGAAGGGATTGAGATTCCATACCCAAGAAGAGTGGTGATTATGGCTAATGGTGAGAAAGAGGAGGTAGAAGAAAATGCCCATGCAGCTAAACCCGGGAGATAG
- the yedF gene encoding sulfurtransferase-like selenium metabolism protein YedF, producing the protein MDKEIDARGLQCPMPLIKTKKALEEIEKGSITTIVDNEVARENISKYAKSMDYKVDIKESQGDFYIDIFKEFKYREVKMVDLEPDSHIMGDFVVIIGKDYLGEGSRELGEILMKGYLYTLTEVQPLPRAIVFINSGVKLACVGSESLENLRKMEELGVEILSCGTCLDYFRIKQELMVGEISNMYTIVETMNKAKNTIHL; encoded by the coding sequence ATGGATAAAGAAATAGATGCAAGAGGGCTCCAGTGCCCAATGCCTTTAATTAAAACGAAGAAAGCCTTGGAAGAAATAGAAAAAGGAAGCATTACCACGATTGTGGATAATGAAGTAGCAAGAGAAAATATATCAAAATATGCGAAAAGCATGGATTATAAAGTAGATATTAAAGAAAGTCAGGGAGATTTTTATATTGATATTTTCAAGGAGTTCAAATATCGGGAAGTGAAAATGGTGGATTTAGAGCCGGATAGCCATATTATGGGCGATTTTGTGGTGATTATCGGGAAAGACTATCTCGGAGAAGGTTCCAGAGAACTGGGCGAAATATTAATGAAAGGCTATTTGTATACACTAACAGAAGTGCAGCCATTGCCAAGAGCCATTGTTTTTATTAACAGTGGGGTGAAGCTTGCCTGCGTCGGTTCGGAATCCTTAGAGAATTTACGGAAAATGGAAGAACTAGGGGTAGAAATTCTTTCTTGTGGAACCTGCTTGGATTATTTCCGAATTAAGCAAGAGCTGATGGTAGGGGAAATTAGTAATATGTATACCATTGTTGAGACAATGAATAAAGCGAAAAATACCATTCATCTCTAA
- a CDS encoding DUF6773 family protein produces the protein MDVKKDMKKTKKTEQEIYAEGFYLLYFGLLLMVFVRGLILNHSLKNIADISVLFFLSSIYLVVRFAFQGTLHDSHLEKGNRFNTRKAVLRGVFSTFLYAILMFFTNRWSVESFASLFSIFVGMMVFFAFSIVLPYLSFRRKKKNTPK, from the coding sequence ATGGATGTTAAAAAAGACATGAAAAAAACAAAAAAGACAGAACAGGAAATTTATGCTGAAGGGTTTTATTTACTCTACTTCGGCTTACTCTTAATGGTCTTCGTGCGAGGACTGATCCTCAACCATTCACTAAAAAACATCGCCGATATTTCGGTGCTGTTTTTCTTATCCAGTATTTATTTAGTAGTGCGGTTTGCTTTTCAAGGAACCCTTCATGATTCCCATTTAGAAAAGGGCAACCGATTCAATACTCGCAAAGCCGTTTTACGAGGTGTTTTTTCCACCTTCCTCTACGCAATACTGATGTTTTTTACCAACAGATGGAGCGTGGAAAGTTTTGCCAGTTTATTTTCTATCTTTGTCGGAATGATGGTTTTCTTCGCTTTTTCTATTGTTCTTCCTTATCTTTCCTTCCGAAGAAAAAAGAAAAACACTCCCAAATAA